The proteins below come from a single Candidatus Chlamydia sanziniae genomic window:
- the sucC gene encoding ADP-forming succinate--CoA ligase subunit beta: MYLHEYQAKDLLAFYPIPISPYAVVSSLEEGEKAIGKLGITAGVVKVQVHAGGRGKHGGVVIAKSVAEILQAITQLLGREFASNQTLGETLPVQKVLISPLVDIAVEYYIAVIIDRTQRCPTLMLSKAGGMGIEEVAQKFPEQLLTLSLNSHCLMYNYQLRQATKFMQWYGDIAKQGIQIIRSLAQCFYDNDASLLEINPLVLTQSAELIVLDAKMTIDDNALYRHPDLEILYDPSQENVRDVLAKQIDLSYIALTGNIGCLVNGAGLAMSTLDILKLHGGSAANFLDVGGSASQKQIQEAIALVLSDERVQVLFINIFGGIMDCTVIASGLVSVMQANTLPTVIRLEGTNVELGKEIIQQSGISCQFVSSMEEGARLAVELTL; encoded by the coding sequence ATGTATCTTCACGAGTATCAAGCTAAAGATCTTTTAGCTTTTTATCCTATTCCTATTTCCCCCTATGCTGTTGTGTCCTCATTAGAAGAAGGAGAGAAGGCTATAGGAAAACTTGGAATTACAGCAGGTGTTGTCAAAGTTCAAGTACATGCTGGGGGACGAGGTAAACATGGTGGAGTTGTTATAGCAAAATCTGTGGCAGAAATCTTACAGGCAATTACTCAACTCTTAGGTAGGGAATTTGCGAGTAATCAAACTTTAGGAGAAACTCTTCCTGTTCAGAAAGTTCTCATCTCCCCATTAGTAGATATTGCTGTCGAATATTATATTGCTGTCATTATAGATAGAACACAGCGTTGCCCAACATTAATGCTTTCTAAAGCAGGGGGAATGGGTATCGAAGAGGTGGCTCAAAAGTTTCCAGAACAATTGCTTACTCTTTCTCTCAATTCTCATTGCCTTATGTATAACTATCAATTGCGTCAGGCAACAAAATTTATGCAATGGTATGGAGACATCGCAAAACAAGGCATACAAATAATTCGAAGCCTTGCGCAGTGTTTTTATGATAACGATGCATCTTTATTGGAAATTAATCCTTTAGTTCTTACCCAATCCGCGGAACTTATAGTTTTAGATGCTAAAATGACTATAGATGATAACGCTCTCTATCGTCACCCTGATCTTGAAATACTCTATGATCCTTCTCAAGAAAATGTTCGTGATGTTCTCGCTAAGCAAATAGATCTTTCTTACATCGCCCTTACGGGAAATATTGGCTGCCTTGTTAACGGAGCAGGACTAGCAATGAGTACTCTGGATATCCTAAAACTTCACGGAGGTAGTGCAGCAAATTTTTTAGATGTAGGAGGTAGTGCTTCTCAGAAGCAAATACAAGAGGCCATAGCTTTAGTCTTGTCAGATGAACGTGTCCAAGTGCTCTTTATCAACATTTTTGGAGGCATCATGGATTGCACTGTGATTGCATCCGGACTTGTTTCCGTCATGCAAGCAAATACTCTTCCTACAGTCATACGTCTTGAAGGAACAAATGTAGAATTAGGAAAAGAGATTATTCAGCAATCGGGAATCTCCTGTCAATTCGTCTCGTCAATGGAAGAAGGTGCTCGACTCGCTGTGGAATTGACCTTATAG
- the sucD gene encoding succinate--CoA ligase subunit alpha, whose translation MFCSLNKNTPIITQGITGKSGSFHTEQCLAYGSNFVGGVTPGKGGLFHLNLPVYDSVLEAKQATGCQATMIFVPPPYAAEAIIEAEDAGIELIVCITEGIPIRDMLEVAKIMANSSSRLIGPNCPGIIKPGACKIGIMPGYIHLPGNIGVVSRSGTLTYEAVWQLTQRNIGQSTCIGIGGDPLNGTSFIDALEAFEKDPQTKLILMIGEIGGSAEEEAATWIRAHCNKPVVAFIAGLTAPKGKRMGHAGAIVSGTSGDAKSKIDALRQVGVVIVESPAAIGKTVESVL comes from the coding sequence ATGTTTTGTTCATTAAATAAAAATACACCAATCATTACTCAGGGAATTACAGGGAAATCCGGTTCATTTCATACTGAGCAGTGCCTAGCTTATGGTTCTAATTTTGTGGGAGGAGTAACCCCAGGGAAAGGAGGGCTTTTCCATCTCAACCTTCCTGTTTATGATTCTGTTCTTGAAGCAAAACAGGCTACAGGTTGTCAAGCAACGATGATTTTTGTTCCGCCTCCTTATGCTGCAGAAGCAATTATTGAAGCTGAAGACGCAGGAATAGAACTTATTGTCTGCATTACTGAAGGCATTCCAATACGAGACATGCTTGAAGTAGCAAAAATTATGGCAAACAGTTCATCCCGTCTTATTGGTCCCAATTGTCCAGGAATTATCAAACCAGGCGCATGTAAGATCGGCATTATGCCAGGATATATCCACCTTCCTGGCAATATAGGTGTAGTTTCAAGGTCAGGTACACTCACATATGAGGCAGTATGGCAGCTTACACAACGTAACATTGGTCAAAGCACATGTATAGGCATAGGGGGGGATCCTTTAAACGGAACTTCATTTATTGATGCTTTAGAAGCATTTGAAAAAGATCCTCAAACAAAACTTATTTTAATGATTGGAGAAATTGGAGGAAGTGCTGAAGAAGAAGCAGCAACGTGGATTCGAGCACATTGTAATAAACCTGTAGTCGCTTTTATTGCAGGTTTGACAGCTCCTAAAGGGAAGCGCATGGGGCATGCTGGAGCCATTGTTTCAGGAACCTCTGGAGATGCAAAAAGTAAGATAGATGCTCTACGCCAGGTCGGAGTCGTTATCGTTGAATCTCCCGCAGCTATTGGAAAAACGGTGGAGTCTGTTTTGTGA